DNA sequence from the Bufo bufo chromosome 3, aBufBuf1.1, whole genome shotgun sequence genome:
ATAATTGTCACCAAGATAATAGcaaaaaatattttggcaaaaaTCTCTATGTGAAGAGATACTTAAATCTCATACTGAATAATATTTTAGATATAGCCAATTTAGTACAAACCAGGTTAAAAGCAGAAATTTGTATTAATAGAATATTGAACGAGCACTCTTTacgatacacttggcaaccagattgacatgtgcagaaaatatttattaaatccccataaaatacacgtaataaaatttataagaacaatgtagcaataatatacaacattacagtcacatatattgtggtagatatgatcgacactatattcatatgactcaatagtgtcgataaattcaataatatatatcacaccaaaaaacttcaagtatatgctgttatttgggaaagagggggtattatcttctagagctctatcccaatttgggaaactgaatgtcactgaaaatgttgtaggtgtattcactgggagcgcaatatgttcataaagtgtccacaggaatcctgataatgtgaaaagtctcttatagcatatccttttaaggtcgatatgagctttgaattgaagaaaactttaaatcgatatttagcTTACCGACTAGCgtcacgtcgcagcgccgataaacggcctagcatgcgacgtgccgtcggccactagacacccaacctacataaatccaaaaatttccaactccgaattaaggcctttcggttgaagagatccaaattcataaatgcgtctggattctatcctagacatttgtctgataaaatcacctcctctccagtgtttctccaccttctccagtgccgtaaacaccagacttgatggatcctgattatgcatctctttataatgtttagatagggaatgtttatcataacccttcctgatgttggcaatatgttcggccgttctttttttgaatggcctcttggtacgtcctatatattgtctgttacaggggcactggagaaggtagataactccactggagtcacatgtaagacaatcttctatctcccaattaaaattgttctgagtcgaggggacattagccgtcaggcggggttttttattcattctacaacccatacaccttccacatttataaaaacccttcaaactcagccaagttcctgaaaaactcaacttattctgtttccacggttttacggtaggggccaccttgatacctagattgggtcccctagtgaaggtaatcgttggaacagtcgggagtaagtgtcccacaattttgtcattcaacacatggtgccaatgggttttaataattttctgaatcttcctataattctcattaaatggaagaacaactctcatggcttcttctttattttgtgttttatctttctcattatccatctcatttttatctttattgtcctccttattaaagaactctcttctatctaatttcctaatttggttgagtgactcctccacttaggctaagttcacacaaacgtgtgtgatctgtggccgtattgcggcccgcaaatcgcgggccgcaatacacggccacagttccgtgtaaattccgcatcacggatgcggacccattcatttcaatgggtccgctaatccggaatcgcggaacggccgcacgggacgggacccctcggaagcactacggagtgcctccgtggggttacgtcccgtacttccgttccgctaaaagatagaacaagtcctatcttttagcggaacggccggatcgcggacccattaaagtgaatgggtccgcgatctgatgcggctgacctacggccggcgatcgtgcattgtggcccgctatttgcgggccgcagcactggcacgggtcacacacgttcgtgtgaacttggcctaagttttcaggatattccttctcaataaattgtcttttcatctcaatggcttccatctcaaaagtatgtccctctgtgcagttccgcttaatcctacggaactgaccagagggaacatttgtcagccatttcggcaggtgacagctagaaaaatcaatataactatttctagctgtggatttacaaaatgtctcacatatatatttattaccagattgtgtgattaataaatccaagaattcggtgctctcctgtatatttgaggtaaagaccaaatttaaaatattaatattaattgtttctaggaatttttccaattcttctttactctttttccagatgaagatcacatcatctatataacggcgccacagggccagatccgtccccagccttggcttgatGAGGTTGTATAACAATGGCTTTAGAGGAAAGGCGCATTGTTTCGAAGACCAAAAAAAGTCTTAAATTATACGAGAACATATCCTGAGGTAGCAGAACTTGCAATGGAGCTTCATGTCTACCACCTTCCAAAAATCTGCAGAGCAATGAATTCTAATCTGAGCGAGCTCTAAGATGTGTCTCAATACCCGCTAAAATAGTTTCCCTCATTCTGTACATGAATTTCCCTTCTCCCCGAGTGTGTTTTCAGATGTTTAACAATGCATGATTTCTGACTGAAActtttctcacattcaggacatgaaaatggcttttctcctgtgtgaattctcagatGTTGATTAAGTATTGATTTCTGaatgaaacatttcccacattctgtacatgaatatggcttatctcctgtgtgagttctctgatgattAACAAGACCTGATTTACTTTTAgagcttttcccacattctgaacatgaaaatggcttctctcctgtgtgacttctcaaaTGTTCCACAAGACTTGGCTTGTgagaaaaacatttcccacattctgggcatgaaaatggcttctctcctgtgtgagttctcagatgttGATTAAGCATTGATTTTTCAatgaaacatttctcacattctgtacatgaatatggcttctctcctgtgtgagttctctgatgtttaacaagacctGATTTACTTCTATAGCATTTAccacattccgaacatgaaaatggcttctctcctgtgtgacttcttagatgttccacaagacttggtttctgggtaaaacattttccacattctgtacatgaatatggcttttctcctgtgtgaattcttataTGAtccacaagatttgatttctgagtaaaacatttcccacattctgtacatgaatatggcttctctcctgtatgagttCGCTGATGTTGATTAAGCATTGATTTCTGAatgaaacattttccacattctgtacatgaaaatgatttctctcctgtgtgaattttcagaTGTTCAACAAGATTTGCTTTTGTACTTAaggatttctcacattctgaacatttaAATCGTCTTCCATCTTTTTGAATTTCTTTATGCATGGAAAGATGAGATTTATTTTCCAAATTGTTCCCACGTTCAGAACTTGCCGACATTTCACCCAGTCTTTGTCCAGTTCTATTATTGACAAGCTGTGCTTAAtttgtagaaataaaaaaaaatccaccaaAATGCACTCAGGATGCTAATGTGTTAATATGACAACTTGAGGCTTGATAAATGTATCAGACTAATTGACCATGCCAGAGCCAGGACCTAATAAATTGCCTTTCAGACAGATTATA
Encoded proteins:
- the LOC120993571 gene encoding gastrula zinc finger protein XlCGF8.2DB-like, giving the protein MSASSERGNNLENKSHLSMHKEIQKDGRRFKCSECEKSLSTKKSMLNQHQRTHTGEKPYSCTECGKCFTQKSNLVDHIRIHTGEKPYSCTECGKCFTQKPSLVEHLRSHTGEKPFSCSECGKCYRSKSGLVKHQRTHTGEKPYSCTECEKCFIEKSMLNQHLRTHTGEKPFSCPECGKCFSHKPSLVEHLRSHTGEKPFSCSECGKSSKSKSGLVNHQRTHTGDKPYSCTECGKCFIQKSILNQHLRIHTGEKQSEGSQQANSLELYRFVPVMKTSNIRLISLNNAFFKEDAIYIGLTTRELKIQIREHVCDIDKAKENEDLINLNPIPKHFKIYHDCDSTLLMVRGIDHVDLGMREGNVMKELAQRETK